One genomic window of Terriglobia bacterium includes the following:
- a CDS encoding DUF4304 domain-containing protein, with protein sequence MNKNAVQKNIWAGLAPFLNEAGFRILGNTARRFFPLWIDVIGLQWFGGALAKRLECTPNSFSVRLGCYFRFIPSMASLEMMNGEPLPEEAHCHIRKTLFRAFVQPGCNRKDIWFVDTVGSHLEEITSQLQVGLSQEALPWFQRFSDLREVLRILREDSEDEAKAFGFGRIQSPVRNLLTGFVALQVGDKKLAATDLQKALEAGCFGTLAPKIESAIELAR encoded by the coding sequence GTGAATAAGAATGCTGTGCAAAAGAATATATGGGCTGGTTTAGCCCCGTTCCTCAACGAAGCTGGATTTAGGATCCTCGGAAATACCGCGCGCCGTTTTTTTCCGCTCTGGATCGATGTGATCGGGCTCCAATGGTTTGGCGGCGCTCTGGCGAAGCGCCTGGAGTGCACGCCGAATTCCTTCAGTGTGAGACTCGGATGCTATTTTCGCTTCATCCCTTCGATGGCATCGCTGGAAATGATGAACGGCGAACCTCTTCCTGAGGAAGCGCACTGCCATATCCGGAAGACTCTTTTCCGAGCTTTTGTTCAACCCGGGTGCAATCGAAAAGACATATGGTTTGTTGACACGGTAGGTAGTCACCTAGAGGAAATAACTTCTCAGTTGCAGGTCGGACTATCACAAGAGGCGCTTCCTTGGTTTCAGCGTTTTTCGGATTTGCGTGAAGTTTTGCGGATCCTGCGTGAGGATTCAGAGGACGAAGCCAAGGCATTTGGTTTTGGGAGAATCCAGTCACCCGTGCGCAATTTACTTACAGGATTCGTTGCGCTGCAAGTCGGCGATAAGAAACTGGCGGCAACTGACCTGCAAAAAGCGCTTGAAGCAGGTTGTTTTGGGACTTTGGCGCCTAAGATCGAATCGGCTATTGAACTTGCACGATAA
- a CDS encoding DUF2892 domain-containing protein, which translates to MTVERTLRLMSGTFVLISLALGYWVSAYWFLFTAFVGLNLFQSGITNWCPAMAILRWLGMRDAGEPPKQVGAESQVA; encoded by the coding sequence ATGACAGTTGAACGCACTCTCAGATTAATGTCGGGCACATTTGTGTTGATCTCGCTCGCACTTGGCTACTGGGTATCCGCTTATTGGTTCTTGTTCACGGCATTTGTGGGGTTGAACCTGTTCCAGTCCGGGATTACCAACTGGTGTCCCGCAATGGCAATCCTTCGTTGGCTGGGCATGCGTGACGCTGGCGAGCCGCCCAAACAGGTAGGCGCCGAATCACAAGTTGCGTGA